In Tripterygium wilfordii isolate XIE 37 chromosome 17, ASM1340144v1, whole genome shotgun sequence, the genomic window GTTGTACATCATTTGGGGACAAAAACACATGCATAGACAAATATGAGCAAGAAATGAAATAAACTAGAATTATATATGATACCAAAAAGTTAGCTTATATTTAATTAGCACCAGAGGAATACCATTTTTCATCTCTAGCAAACTTTTTCTTGAAACCAGAATCATTGAATCAACATTTCTTAAGACAAATAAAAGAATGATAATGGTGCAAACGAAAACACTTACTTGATTTTCAAGTATTTTCTTCACACTTGCTGCACATCCCCCGCATGTCATTCCCTGCCCGAAAGAGGTGAATTAAACATCTTCAAGTTTTCCACCactaaattattaaaaatccaaattaaaaaagaaaatcctCAATATTTGACACACATacagggagagggagagagtgagagagagtaAATTTTAAAAACTCAACAACTAATACACGAGAAAATAACATAGATTATGCATGATTAAATAATCACATAGATTATGCATGATTAAATAATCCTAatacaaaaggaaaaataaagtcCAGGAACAAAAACAAGCACAAGGAAACTCAAACTTTGCAACATATATTagcaaacaaaaaaatgtaCACGAAAATACGCACATTAACCATTAGTAAGAGAGAATTCGTACCCCAACATCCAGTATAATGACATCCGGTGACGGTGTCGAAGCCCCTTCAGCCGCTCCAACGACCAAATTGAGCTTCGTATCACCACTGTCTGCTCCGTCACCACCCCCACCGCCGCCGCCACTCTCTCCACCAATCCCGCCACTTCCGCCACCACCGGACGTAAATGACGCAGCAGAGCTCGAGACGCACTCCAAGCGCTGACGTAAATGCGGTAAAACTACGTATAGGCTCCTCAGGGAGGACAATCGAGGAGTAGTTGGGAGTAGAGGGTTACTGTTGCAGGTGTAAATGCATCTGAAGCGGCGAGCGGCGAGTTTACCGGGCACGGCATTCTTGGAGAAATGACGGTTTAGGGCTCTGGAGAGACTAAAGAGAGCTAACGTCGTTGTTTGAGACGATGATATAGAAGAGAGAGTGGACTCCATATCTTGAAGAGAAAATCAAGAAGGAGAATCGCTCGCAGCAGTGAGTGTCTCTCTCTTTGCAAACTATTTATCCGTTTGGCTTATCTACAGGTTGTCTGTAGTCCTGTAGTCTGTAGTCTGTACCCGCATCCATCTTCAAGTGCGATTCAGAGTCCAGGACTGGAGATGGAGCATGAGTTGGGCCGAATCTGGGTTGACACGGACTTGGAGAGTTTTAAATCGGGCCATAATGGAAGCAGGCCAGATTTTGCATTCTTCAAACTAGGCCCGATTATAGACCCATACAAGCGTGATTGATAGTCAAGTACTAGACATAGCTGGGAGGACGATTCGTGCCCGACCCGCGCGAATTTTTCTCGATCCTAGGCTTGTGCAGAACGGGGACGGGTAAAGAATATCAACGCTCATACGAGACGGGGTCGGGTTAAATATGAACAGCCCTTGATCGGGGCAGAGTTTTGCGGAGATCCGTGAGTTATAATAGGGCGAAGATGGAAAAAATTGTCCCAACATACGGGGAGGGCACTCCCATAGAAGTGCGGGGTGGGGGCAGGGCAGCCATGATCCGCCCCCACCCCATTGCCATGCCTAGACATGGCACATCTCTCCCAAAATGTGAATAAATGGTCAACATAGACAACTGAGAAGAGTTGACAATGACAATAGTATGATACATCTTTCTACGTTTCATTATTCAATCTTCATAAATTTCAACTCCCGAAGTATCTATTGTCCAAGATGCACATACTATATGCCATCATAATTTCATACACTTAAGCTATGCATGCTCACAAGGACCAAACTCCTTAATCATTTACAGGGGACAAATTGTCTGAGATGCTTTCAAGATAAGTCTCCTTTGTAAGTTCCATGCACAATATCACTCTCAATGATAACCTAAGGGTGCTGGTGCCTCCCTCAATTCCTTTCCCTGGTAATGAATATCCTGCACGGCGACGAAAGTTTCGCAACCAAACCATAAGATTAACAGATGCATCATAGAATTTGTGAAACCATAAATAAAATCAATCTGTTGTAACAAGATAAGCATTTAGAAAAGGGATATCATTGTCATATTTTTTTCCAAGCCAAAAATAACAACACTTTTTGGTAACCGCAAAAAGTGCAACACATAAGTACAAAAGCTACAATGTGAATCTCATTGGTGCTTCCAGGGAAAATGAAAAgggaaaatatacatatatgtaagcAAAACTCAAGAAAGAGGGCAAGTTAATAGAACGTCCAATCTTTTATTCATCTATTCATGCCATAACGATGTTATTTTGAAATATGTCCTTGTGATAAAATATAACACACATGATTGCTTCTAGAATACCATGCAAGCAATATTCCAAACAACAGTGATACCATCTTCAAACTTGCAACTTGCGACAGTTTTCTAGGTCTGGAGTACACCTACACCAAAATCAGACATTTCATCTTTTTGTTTACTTGTCTATTGTAGTGGTAAAGTTACTTTGTTGGGATCACAGTTCAAATCCTAAAAGTAGAAGTGTCTCCACATTACGGGGTAAGGTAAGTGTTATCACTTATCAAAAGCAAAACAATAAATACCATTCTAGTAAAACTAAGATTGCATATGGGTGTCGAGAAATGTTGCAGTGAGGGCTGAACAATCGGAAATAGATGAGGCAGATAATACTTACAGAAGCAAAATGGTTAACATCCCGATGGTGAGCTTCATCAGCACGGATAACTGTTATGACATCTTTCAGCATTGCATCCTTGGGAAGCCTCCAGTAATCAATTGCAATAGCAGGAGCAGGTACATTTTCAATTTGACCATTCTCAATATCCTTCAAATACTCTGTATAAGAGTGTACAGCCTCCTCCTCTAGATACCCAACAATTCTATGCGCCAGTTTGGGAGAGAGTAAATAAAGCACAAAGAATGCATTAAAAAAGACTCCCTGCACAGTCAGAACCAAAAGCCTCTCATACCATTTAGGCTGCACAAGCTCCACCATTGTCATTAAGTGCATCCTCTCATTCTCTGCTTCTTCAAGTAAAGCCTTAATCCAACCACCACTCTGCTGGAACTTGCGGAGTGACCGTAGGTGCAGTAGCATCCC contains:
- the LOC119982352 gene encoding copper-transporting ATPase PAA1, chloroplastic isoform X4 is translated as MESTLSSISSSQTTTLALFSLSRALNRHFSKNAVPGKLAARRFRCIYTCNSNPLLPTTPRLSSLRSLYVVLPHLRQRLECVSSSAASFTSGGGGSGGIGGESGGGGGGGDGADSGDTKLNLVVGAAEGASTPSPDVIILDVGGMTCGGCAASVKKILENQPQVSSASVNLTTESAIVWPVSEAKVAPNWQQQLGESLAKHLTSCGFSSNLRGQGAIEGDISM
- the LOC119982352 gene encoding copper-transporting ATPase PAA1, chloroplastic isoform X5 — protein: MESTLSSISSSQTTTLALFSLSRALNRHFSKNAVPGKLAARRFRCIYTCNSNPLLPTTPRLSSLRSLYVVLPHLRQRLECVSSSAASFTSGGGGSGGIGGESGGGGGGGDGADSGDTKLNLVVGAAEGASTPSPDVIILDVGGMTCGGCAASVKKILENQPQVSSASVNLTTESAIVWPVSEAKVAPNWQQQLGESLAKHLTSCGFSSNLRGESQRLLVVD
- the LOC119982352 gene encoding copper-transporting ATPase PAA1, chloroplastic isoform X6 codes for the protein MESTLSSISSSQTTTLALFSLSRALNRHFSKNAVPGKLAARRFRCIYTCNSNPLLPTTPRLSSLRSLYVVLPHLRQRLECVSSSAASFTSGGGGSGGIGGESGGGGGGGDGADSGDTKLNLVVGAAEGASTPSPDVIILDVGGMTCGGCAASVKKILENQPQVSSASVNLTTESAIVWPVSEAKVAPNWQQQLGESLAKHLTSCGFSSNLRG
- the LOC119982352 gene encoding copper-transporting ATPase PAA1, chloroplastic isoform X3 produces the protein MESTLSSISSSQTTTLALFSLSRALNRHFSKNAVPGKLAARRFRCIYTCNSNPLLPTTPRLSSLRSLYVVLPHLRQRLECVSSSAASFTSGGGGSGGIGGESGGGGGGGDGADSGDTKLNLVVGAAEGASTPSPDVIILDVGGMTCGGCAASVKKILENQPQVSSASVNLTTESAIVWPVSEAKVAPNWQQQLGESLAKHLTSCGFSSNLRVAGQGAIEGDISM